AAAAGCCACCTCAATCCGAAGTGGCTTTTTATGACTTCTCGTCGTTTAATCATTTACAATGTTCTTTTCTTTGTTCATTTCGTTTAATTCTTTTTCTTTATCTTTAAATGCATATTCGAGAAAACCTTTTACGATTTGAAGTTCATCTTCATTTAACGGAATCCCATCCCAATGAAGTTTGTTTGAATTTAAAATATGACGAATGTTGGATGTGCTTTCATTATCATTACCAAGTAAATCATCAGTAGTTGTATTATACAAATCCGCCAGTTTTTGGATAATTTTTGGCGCAGGTTTACGAGATTCATTCTCGTAGCAACTAATTGCTGTTCCTGTCATCCCTAAATGATCTCCAACTTCTTTTAACGTCAATTTATTCT
The genomic region above belongs to Priestia aryabhattai and contains:
- a CDS encoding helix-turn-helix domain-containing protein, giving the protein MGLGPRLKELRKQNKLTLKEVGDHLGMTGTAISCYENESRKPAPKIIQKLADLYNTTTDDLLGNDNESTSNIRHILNSNKLHWDGIPLNEDELQIVKGFLEYAFKDKEKELNEMNKEKNIVND